GAGGTCGATCATCTGGATATTTTGGTCGCGAATCATGCGCAGAATGTCATCGGGGGTCTTGGTCATGGGGTCTTTTCCTTACTGTTGTGATGCTTCATCCTAAACAGCAGTGTACAGAGGTTTTGTAATCTGCTATACAGTTTCTTTATATTCTTGGCAACTAGCTATAATAACCCTAGACACTAGCGTAGGGACATGACAGCAACAGTTAATCCACCAAAACTTCCCCTCAGGGAGATGTTTCGCCTTGGTCTGTTTCAGCTGGGCTTGGGTATTATGAACCTCCTCACCTTGGGTTTACTCAACCGTGTCATGATCAATGAATTGGCAATTCCCCCAGCGATCGCGGCGGGTTTGAGTGCTATTCCCCTGTTTATGTCCCCAGCGCGGGTGTGGTTTGGGCAGTTGTCAGACAGTAAACCTCTGTGGGGGTATCACCGCAGCAGCTATGTCTGGTTGGGTTCAGCCCTGTTTAGTTTTTCTGTGTGGTTAGCCTTGCAATCTCTCTGGCAATTGGGGGAAAGTTTATACACCCAGGATTGGTCTGCTTTGACAATTACTTGGTTGATTGTACTAGCTTTGCTGTTTGCTGTTTTTGGTCTGACCTTGAGCATGAGTTCTACCCCCTTTGCTGCCCTACTGGTGGACATTACCGATGAGGAAGAGCGATCGCGGCTAGTAGGGGTTGTCTGGTCTTTGTTGATGGTGGGAATTGTCATTGGGGCAATCACTGTTGCCCGCTTGCTGGGTACTCCCGCTGCCGAAGTGAACCCCAAAGAAGCGATCAGTGTCTTTAGTGATCCCATTAGAGCCACGGCGTTGCGGGGAGCGATCGATCGGGTGTTTATTATCGTTCCCAGTGTTGTGGTGGCTTTGAGTTTCCTGGCTACCTGGGGCATAGAGAAGCGCTATTCCCGCTTTGGGGAGCGCATAGTCGATCGGGAGGATCAAATTGGGTTACGGCAAGCCCTGAAAATCCTGACCACTAGCCGCCAGACCACCAAGTTTTTTGTCTTCCTCATATTTATGACCCTAGGAATATTCATGCAGGATGCGGTGCTAGAACCTTACGGGGCAACAGTTTTTGGTATGAGTATTGGGGAGACCACGAAGTTGAATGCTCCCTTTGGTATTGGCACCCTACTAGGGATTAGTTTAAGTGGCTTTTTAATTGCCCCCAGCATCGGCAAACAGAATACGGCTCGCCTAGGTTGCACATCCACAATAGGGACATTGATTTTATTGATCCTAGTAGGAGAAACAGTAGACAAGAATTTACTGCGCCTAGTAGTTCTGTTCTTTGGTTTTGCCTCTGGCATTACTACCACAGGGGCAATTAGTTTGATGTTAGATTTAACAGCAGTCGCCACAGCAGGCACCTTTATTGGGGCTTGGGGGTTAGCTCAGGCAATTGCCCGCGGGTCAGCAACCTTTTTGGGCGGGTTAACCTTAGAAATCGGTAAACAAATTTTTCCCACTCATCTTTTTCCCACTCCTCTGCTTGCCTACAGCTTTGTTTTTAGTTTACAAATTGTAATGATGGCTTTGGCTATTCTCTTGCTCAATCAAGTTAATGTCAAGGAATTCCAGGAAACTACTAAGAAGGCGATTTTGGAGGTAATTGCCAGCGATGTAGAGTGACTATTTCCAGTTAAGAATTCGGGCAATTTGTTCGGCGAGGTGGATAGCACTAAAGGGTTTAGCAATGACCCCTGCCACGTCTAGCTCCTGGTAACGCTTATAGTCTTTGTTACTGACTTTAGCAGTGATGAGAATAACTGGTATGCCTTTTAATTTATCATTTTCCTTTATTCTTTTGTAGACGGAAATACCGTCCAAGTGAGGCATGGACACATCTAGTAAAATCACATCAAAAGTAAATGTATTTAGAAAATCTAAACCTTGCTCTCCTGAATAGGTACTGACTACATTCCAACCCGCCAGTTCTTCCAGGGCGGCTTGAATAATGAGGCACATGTCAGGTTGGTCATCAATCACCAGTACATTCTTATTTTTAGGTACCATATACCCTCAGCGTCGTTGGAATAGATTTTTCAAAAAAGGATTAGCTTCCCCACTGCTAGGTTGGTGAATCTGTTGAGCGATCGCTTGGTAGGCTTGACTTAAAACATGGTCAGGGTAACGTAAATAGAATAAATCCCGACTTGCCAATTCCATCATTTCTTCGCTGTTGGGCAACAGAGCAGCCACTTTCGCTTGATAGGTTTTTTCCACTTGTTCTTTTACTTGTTCTGGTATGAATTTAGCTGGTACACGATTGACTACTAACAGTAGACGATTGACATTCAACCGACGGGCAATATCGACAATTACGGCTGTCCCCTGAAAATCTTGCTGGTCAGGGCGCAGTATAACTACTAGGGTATGGGCTAAGCTAAGGGACAGGAGTGTTTCTTCATTGATGCCAGGGTGAGTATCAATAAACAAATAATCTAATTTCAATTGCTCCCCTACCTTCTTTAAGCCGTCCTGTAGTCGTTTAACATTGTAACCGTCCCGTAAAATCTTGCTGATTTCCGAAATATCCATACTGGCGGGGATCAGGAGAATTTGCCCCTTTTTTGCCTTGATCGGTGCAGGGGTGACATCGTAGCTGCTTTCCTGCAGGGTACAGCGATTCCACAAATAGTCATTTAAGGTCTTCTTCACACTTTTAGGGGAAAGGTTGAATAAAATATGAATGCCCGGAGATTGAATGTCCGTGTCTATGATCCCCACTTTCTGTCCCATCGCCGCTACAGCAGTAGCTACATTAGCGGTGGTGTTAGATTTGCCTGTCCCACCCCGAAAAGAATGTACTGGTATAATCTTAGTCATAGGTTTATGGTGCTGTAGATTGTGCGGTAGCCCCGATCGCTCGTTGCAAAGCGGCAAAAGCGCGGTTGTAGTCTAAAATAGCACGGCTGAGGTTCACCTGCGCCTGGGTTAACTGAGTCTCCGAAGTGAGGGTTTCAATTTGCGTACCTACTCCTGCCTGGAAGCGGAGACGAGCTAAACGCAGGGCATTCTCCCCCTGTTCTACCACTAAGCGAGCTGCTTCTACATTTCTGGCACTGGCTTGCAGTTGGGCGTAGGCTTCCCTTACTTCCCGTTGGATTTGGTTCTTAATTTGTTCTAGGCGTAGGAGAGCGATTTCCTGGGACTTGTCCGCCTGTTCAGCTCTGTTTTTTGCCCTGCCCCAGTCAATTAAATTCCAGGTTAAATTTACCCCTAGGGCATAACCTGCTCCTAGTCCCCTAGCAGCACTCTCACTCCTACTATCAGTATTAGTAAATACGGTACTAAAGGAAGCGGATAAATTGAGATTGGGGGAGAGTTCCGCCAGGGCACGGGCTTTTTGTTCACGGAAGAATTGACTCTGCTCTAGTTGTTGCAGCAGTTCCAGGCGGTTCTGTAAAGCTAACTCGATCGTTTCCGCTAAAGTTTTATCCCAAGTTGCCGCCAAACGGGTCGGGGGATCCGCGGGTTCAGGCAGGACATTAGGGGGCAAATTGAGTAACTCCGCCAGACGACTAGCAGCTATCTGTACTTGGGACTGGGCCCGTACTAACCTTTGTAAAACGTTCCCCTGTTGCACAGAAGCACTCAGTTCATCAAATCTAGTGCCCAAACCTGCTTCCTTAAGGGCGGTAGCATCTGACCTACTGCGGTTGGCTTCCTTGAGGGCAGCTTCCTCAATGCGGATTTGTTCTTTGGCATCCTGCAGTTCGTAATAGGCATTGCTGATATTTAACCGCAAATTCGCCCGAATAATTTTGACTGCCAAATCGGCAATATTGACCTGAATTGCTGCCGCTTTGACATCTCGTTCCCGCCGCCCAAAACTGGATATGTTGTAGGAGACAGTAAAATCCGCCTGCACTCTGGTTGTGGGAGATGCCCCCCCACCGATAAGACTTAAAGCCTGACTTTGCTGTTGCTGGGCATTATTCAGTTCTTCTCGAATAGCTTGTAGTTGTTGTTCCCGTTGCATGAAACCGATCGGGTCAGCAAACTGGTCTGGCGCTGGCTGGGACTGGAGGAAGGAGAGCTGATTATTGAGTTCACCTATCCGTTGTTGGGCAAAGCTGAAATTGCGCAAGCCTTGGGAGCGACCAACCTGGGCGGCAATATCTTCATCAGCACTGAGAGTACGATTTAGACCTAAGTTAAAATCCAAGCTAGGGAAAAATCCCAGCTTAATTTCCTGTAAACTTAGTTGCGCCCGTTCTAATTCTTTGCGGGCAATTTTTAATTCCTGACTTTCTGCCTCTCCCCTGGCGATCGCTTCCTCTAGAGTGAAAGGGATCGTTTCTGGTTTGGCGGAAGCAACCTGAGTAGGTACAGGGTCGGAAGGGGATTTATTAATAATCGTTGGGTCGCTGCCACCCCGTACTATATCTATCTGCACTACCTCGATCGGCATAAACTCCCCTGCCAGGATCAAACTTGGTTCGTATACCTCTAACCACCGACTATCAATCTGTTCCTGTAGTCTCTCGTGAGTTAGCAAAACTTGTGTTGCAGGTTGACTGCCCAGGGGTAGTTGCTCCTTACCTAAGCTCCCTATCTCGGCTCCCACTGGTAAACTCGGCTCGTAGATTGCCTGTGACCAGCTATCGATTTGCTCCCGCAGAACTAGCCTAGGGAATAACTCTGCTCTTCCAGCTCCCACCCATCCTAGCCAGAAGAGCGACATTCCGGCTGCCCACCAACTCCTCATCCCGGAAAATCATAAACCACCGTCAAAATCTTACATTAGTTCGGTTACACCAGTCTAGCTAGCACTTCCCACCTAGCTCCCCCTATTAGTTCAAGGAAATTTACATCAATTACAGTTAGTAACTTGATAAAAGTTAAGCAAAATTAAGAAACATTACGCTATACACCAAAAAATAAAGAAAACAAGAAATATACTGCCAAAGCCAATCGATCGGAGTAAAGATACTCATAGAGCGCTAAATAACAGCTATGACAGTCGCAACCTTTGCTGAAAAGGAGACCCTCTCCCCCGAAGAACTAGAGAAAATACATGCCTACTGGCGTGCCTGCAACTATTTGGCAGTGGGGATGATCTACCTGCGGGACAATCCCTTGTTGAAGGAGCCATTAAAGCCAGAGCACGTCAAGTATCGGCTGCTGGGACACTGGGGGTCAACACCGGGCTTAAGTTTCATCTATGTCCACCTCAATCGTTTGATCAAGAAATATGACCTCAACATGATTTTCTTGGCAGGGCCTGGGCATGGGGCACCCGGCGTATTAGCGCCTGTCTATCTGGAAGGTACTTATTCCGAGGTTTATCCCGACAAAAGCGAAGATGAGGAGGGAATGCAGAAATTTTTCAAGCAATTTTCCTTCCCAGGGCACATTGGCAGCCACGTCACCCCCGAAACCCCCGGCTCTATCCATGAGGGGGGCGAACTCGGTTACAGTCTGTCCCATGCTTTTGGTGCTGTATTTGACAATCCTGACCTCATTGCTGCCTGTGTAGTAGGAGACGGGGAAGCGGAAACAGGACCCTTGGCAACAGCTTGGCACTCTAATAAATTCCTCAATCCTATCCGCGATGGTGCAGTTTTGCCTATCCTGCATTTGAACGGGTACAAAATTGCTAACCCCACCCTGTTATCCCGCATTTCCCATGAGGAATTAGAGTCCCTCTTCCGTGGGTATGGCTACACCCCCTATTTTGTGGAAGGGTCAGAGCCGATGGAGATGCATCAAAAGATGGCAAGGGTGCTAGAGGATTGCATTACCCAAATTCGCCAAATCCAACTAGAGGCAAGGAGTACGGGCAAGCCCTTCCGTCCCAAGTGGCCCATGATTGTCCTCCGCACCCCCAAGGGTTGGACTGGTCCCCAGGAAGTAGATGGTCACAAAGTAGAGGGATTCTGGCGTTCCCACCAAGTACCGCTGTCAGGGATGCATAAAAATCCTGAGCATCTTAGACTCCTGGAACAGTGGCTAAAGAGCTATAAGCCAGAGGACTTGTTCGATGAGAACGGTCGCTTACGCCCCGAACTAAAGGAACTGGCTCCCAAGGGCAATCGCCGTATGAGTGCCAATCCCGTCACCAATGGCGGTGTCGTGCGCAAGGACTTAGTGATGCCTGATTTTCGCGATTATGCCGTTGATGTTCCCAGCCCTGGGGTGGTGGAGGCGGAAAATACCAAAATTATGGGCATCTTCCTGCGGGACGTGATGAAGAAGAATATGCACAATTTCCGTGTCTTCGGTCCCGATGAAACAGCTTCCAATAAACTCCATGCCCTCTACGAGGTGACTAAGAAAGCTTGGTTGGCGGATTATTTACCGGAGGATGAGGACGGTGGTCATCTCTCCCCCGATGGACGGGTGATGGAAATGTTGAGTGAGCACACCCTAGAAGGTTGGTTAGAGGGCTATTTGCTCACGGGGCGGCATGGCTTATTCCACACCTACGAAGCTTTTGCCCATGTGATTGACTCCATGGTGAATCAGCACGCTAAATGGTTGGACATCTGTCGCCATGAAGTGCCTTGGCGTTCCCCTATCTCCTCATTGAATATCCTGCTATCTTCGGTGGTGTGGCGGCAAGACCACAATGGTTTTAGCCATCAAGACCCTGGGTTTATTGACCTAGTTACTAACAAAAGTGCAGCTGTTACCCGCATCTATTTGCCCCCGGATGCTAACTGTCTCCTGTCGGTCACGGACCACTGTCTGCGCAGTAAGGGCTATGTCAATGTCATTGTCGCCGATAAGCAAATGCACCTGCAGTACCTGACGATGGAGGAGGCAATTAAGCACTGCACCAAGGGGATCGGTATCTGGGAGTGGGCTAGTAATGATGACTGCGGTAAGGAACCGGATATTCCCGATGTGGTCATGGCTTGCTGTGGTGATATTCCCACGATGGAGTCTCTGGCAGCAACGGCAATCCTACGGGAGGAATTCCCTGAGCTGAAGGTGCGCTTTATAAATGTCGTGGACTTGTTTAAGTTGCAACCGGAAACGGAACACCCCCACGGACTCTCCGATCGGGATTTCGATACCCTATTCACACCCGACAAGCCGGTTATCTTCAACTTCCACGGCTATCCCTGGCTCATTCACAAGCTCACCTACCGCCGTACTAACCAAGAGCGCATTCATGTGCGGGGCTACAAGGAGGAGGGGAATATTAATACGCCTTTGGAACTAGCTATCCGCAACCAAATCGATCGGTTCAACCTGGTCATTGATGTCATCGATCGGGTGCCGAAGTTACAATCCCGCGCTGCCTATGTCAAGGAACGGATGAAGAACGCCATCATTGACAATCTCAACTATGCGCGGGAGCATGGCATTGACAAAGAGGAGATTACTAACTGGAAGTGGCCCTACGGTCGCGAGTGTTAGCTAGTTTTTATTGCCAAACTGGGGGAGCCGCTAGGCTCCTTTTTTAGTCTAGAAAGCAACATTTTTGCTTGATTGCCCTCTGCAGCAGCTGGCGGTATTCCCTATCCGGAATTTCGTAGGCACCAAAGCGGGCGAGATGGGGATTCATCAACTGGGCATCAAAGAGGAGAAATTGCCGTGCTCGTAGGTGCTCTACCAGCTTGACCATAGCCACCTTGGAGCCATCGGGAATGCGGTAGAACATCGACTCACCAATGAAAGCACAGCCGATCGTGATCCCCAGAATCCCCCCCGCTAATTCCTCTCCCTGCCAGGTCTCAAAACTATGGGCATAGCCCCGCTGCCGTAACTCCCCGTAAATTTGCTTCAGTTCTGGCGAAATCCACGTATCTACCCGATCGGCGCATCCTTCTACTACCCGAGGGAATGCCTGGTTGATCCCCACTGTAAACCAGTTTTGGTTGAGGGCACGACGCAGGGATTTGGGGTAGCGAAACCTCCCATCCAGGGGGATCAAGGTACGTACTTTGGTGCCGTACCATCCCAATTGCCCCCTTTCATCCGCCATGAGGAAGTAGCCCTGGCTATAGCCCGCTAAAATTTCCCCTATTTCCAAGCCCCGCTCCCACACTAAAAAGGGGGATAAAAACACGCTCCCCCACGACATACTATATTGTTTTTGACGTTCAAGACCTTTATTAAGCTGGTCCCGTTTGAATCTGTACTCATTCTGACGTAAAAATTTGCTAACCTGGGGATCACTTAATCTTTTTTTTATATTCCCCTAGAGGGATGATATTTTAGGTCAAAGTACTTAAGCCCTTGGGTAGGGATCGGCGTAAGGGGGCAGATTTTGTCTATAATAGGAAAGCAATCTAGTAAAAGGACTGTATGACCCAGATCATTGTCGGGGAAAACGAAGGGATCGAGTCGGCACTGCGGCGGTTTAAGAAGAAAATCCAAAAGGCAGGCTTAATTGCTGATGTGAGACGGTGTCAGCACTACGAAACTCCTGCCGAAAAACGTAAGCGCAAAGCCGAGAATGCCCGCCGCCGTAATCGCTTCCGTCGCCCGTTGTAGGTTTAACTAGCAGCTACATCAAACAAAATATAACGCAGGGGTAGGACTGCCAAGGGGTCAAGGAGTTGCTCCTCTTTAATAACTTCAAAGTGCAAGTGGGGACCCGTGCTCCTGCCAGTGCTACCTACCTCCGCGATCGGTTGCCCCTGTTTAACGGTCTGCCCTACACTGACAAACAAACGGTTGTTGTGGGCATAGAGAGTTTCCGTGCCGTCAAAGTGCCTAATCACTACTTTGTTGCCATAACCGCCGTCATCCCAACCTGCTTCCTTGACTACACCGTCGGCAGCGGCAAGGATGGGAGTACCGATGGGAGCAGCAATATCAATCCCTTTATGTAGTCGTCTGTCCCCTGTGATGGGATGAATCCGCCATCCAAATCCTGCTGTTAATTCACCAATAAGGGGCCAGATAAAACTACTCTTTACCCTGTGGTGCAGAGCTGCTACCTGGTTGGGTAACTGGACTGTCCAGTGTTTGGGGCTGAGGGGTGTTAAATAAAGGGGATCATTGCCGATCGGGAAATCGGGCGCAAATTCGACCACCAGACGGGTCGTGCCTGGTTCAGGTTGTCCCACACGCACTTCCTGGATAGCGTTACCAATGGGGCGTTTGACCGTAGGACGATGGAAAACTGTCCCTGGCAAATCGATGACCAATCTAGTAGGGTCAGTAATCACCATCCCCCTGGGTTGTACTTCTGCCTGAGTGGAAAACTCAAGACGATTTTCTGACAGATTGAAGACAAAAGTTTCTAACCGATTGGATTTGGCAAGGGCTGCATCAGCCGCCATAATGGCTCCCGCACAGGTAGCAGAAACTAGAGACAAAAATTTGCGCATCATAGTCTTTCCTGTCGGTATGGGGACAAAGGCAGGCAAATTTGCCAGAAAGGGCACTGCCTAATCCCGTGTTAGCATACACCAAGTTGCCGAATGTGACTACTGTTTTTGGCAAAGTCAGGAGAGTAATGCTCAGCCTTTTGGCAGGGGTGCCACATCCTTACAGGGGAGGGTCATTTTCAGGGTGCCCAGCCGGACGGAGATTTCCCCTGCCCCATTGGGAGCCGTAAGGACTTGTCCAACTTTATCAAGGGGAATAATCTTCACCCGATCGCCTACCTGGGGTATATATTCCTGCTCTGTGGCTGGGGGAGGGGGAGGCAGATGGCGTTTTTGCAGCTCTTCCACTCGTTTTTCTGCCCATTGCACATCAGCCACAGTTTGATTGCTGTTTTGCAGTTTGCGGATGACGCGGGCAATTTCCTTTTTCGCTTGGGCGATTGCCTGTTTAACTTCCTGTTCCTGCTGGCGACGTAGTTCCTGGTACTGAGTGCGCAGATTACCCGACTTGAGGAGAATTTCCTGATGGAGGCGCTCCGTATCCTTGAGGAGTTGGGTGACCAGGGCGGTTTTTTGCTCCTGTTCCCGCCGTTGCTGTTCGAGGGCACCGATAACGCGGTTAATCTCTTCTGTCCCCAAACCGACTTGCGCCTGCGCCCGTTCTAAGATGGATTGTGGTACCCCTAATCTCTTAGCAATAATGAGGGCTTTCGATCGTCCTGGGATACCCCATAGGAGGCGATAGGTGGGAGCTAAGGAAACATCGTCAAACTCAACAGAAGCGTTTTCAAAGCGGGGGTCGCGATACTTGAGGGCTTTCAGTTCGCCAAAGTGGGTAGTAGCAACGGTGAGGCGAGCATGCCCAGCAAAGTGTTCGAGGAGGGCGGCAGCCAGAGCACTGCCT
This region of Pseudanabaenaceae cyanobacterium SKYG29 genomic DNA includes:
- a CDS encoding BCD family MFS transporter; this translates as MTATVNPPKLPLREMFRLGLFQLGLGIMNLLTLGLLNRVMINELAIPPAIAAGLSAIPLFMSPARVWFGQLSDSKPLWGYHRSSYVWLGSALFSFSVWLALQSLWQLGESLYTQDWSALTITWLIVLALLFAVFGLTLSMSSTPFAALLVDITDEEERSRLVGVVWSLLMVGIVIGAITVARLLGTPAAEVNPKEAISVFSDPIRATALRGAIDRVFIIVPSVVVALSFLATWGIEKRYSRFGERIVDREDQIGLRQALKILTTSRQTTKFFVFLIFMTLGIFMQDAVLEPYGATVFGMSIGETTKLNAPFGIGTLLGISLSGFLIAPSIGKQNTARLGCTSTIGTLILLILVGETVDKNLLRLVVLFFGFASGITTTGAISLMLDLTAVATAGTFIGAWGLAQAIARGSATFLGGLTLEIGKQIFPTHLFPTPLLAYSFVFSLQIVMMALAILLLNQVNVKEFQETTKKAILEVIASDVE
- a CDS encoding response regulator, producing the protein MVPKNKNVLVIDDQPDMCLIIQAALEELAGWNVVSTYSGEQGLDFLNTFTFDVILLDVSMPHLDGISVYKRIKENDKLKGIPVILITAKVSNKDYKRYQELDVAGVIAKPFSAIHLAEQIARILNWK
- a CDS encoding MinD/ParA family protein, whose product is MTKIIPVHSFRGGTGKSNTTANVATAVAAMGQKVGIIDTDIQSPGIHILFNLSPKSVKKTLNDYLWNRCTLQESSYDVTPAPIKAKKGQILLIPASMDISEISKILRDGYNVKRLQDGLKKVGEQLKLDYLFIDTHPGINEETLLSLSLAHTLVVILRPDQQDFQGTAVIVDIARRLNVNRLLLVVNRVPAKFIPEQVKEQVEKTYQAKVAALLPNSEEMMELASRDLFYLRYPDHVLSQAYQAIAQQIHQPSSGEANPFLKNLFQRR
- a CDS encoding TolC family protein; translation: MSLFWLGWVGAGRAELFPRLVLREQIDSWSQAIYEPSLPVGAEIGSLGKEQLPLGSQPATQVLLTHERLQEQIDSRWLEVYEPSLILAGEFMPIEVVQIDIVRGGSDPTIINKSPSDPVPTQVASAKPETIPFTLEEAIARGEAESQELKIARKELERAQLSLQEIKLGFFPSLDFNLGLNRTLSADEDIAAQVGRSQGLRNFSFAQQRIGELNNQLSFLQSQPAPDQFADPIGFMQREQQLQAIREELNNAQQQQSQALSLIGGGASPTTRVQADFTVSYNISSFGRRERDVKAAAIQVNIADLAVKIIRANLRLNISNAYYELQDAKEQIRIEEAALKEANRSRSDATALKEAGLGTRFDELSASVQQGNVLQRLVRAQSQVQIAASRLAELLNLPPNVLPEPADPPTRLAATWDKTLAETIELALQNRLELLQQLEQSQFFREQKARALAELSPNLNLSASFSTVFTNTDSRSESAARGLGAGYALGVNLTWNLIDWGRAKNRAEQADKSQEIALLRLEQIKNQIQREVREAYAQLQASARNVEAARLVVEQGENALRLARLRFQAGVGTQIETLTSETQLTQAQVNLSRAILDYNRAFAALQRAIGATAQSTAP
- a CDS encoding phosphoketolase family protein — translated: MTVATFAEKETLSPEELEKIHAYWRACNYLAVGMIYLRDNPLLKEPLKPEHVKYRLLGHWGSTPGLSFIYVHLNRLIKKYDLNMIFLAGPGHGAPGVLAPVYLEGTYSEVYPDKSEDEEGMQKFFKQFSFPGHIGSHVTPETPGSIHEGGELGYSLSHAFGAVFDNPDLIAACVVGDGEAETGPLATAWHSNKFLNPIRDGAVLPILHLNGYKIANPTLLSRISHEELESLFRGYGYTPYFVEGSEPMEMHQKMARVLEDCITQIRQIQLEARSTGKPFRPKWPMIVLRTPKGWTGPQEVDGHKVEGFWRSHQVPLSGMHKNPEHLRLLEQWLKSYKPEDLFDENGRLRPELKELAPKGNRRMSANPVTNGGVVRKDLVMPDFRDYAVDVPSPGVVEAENTKIMGIFLRDVMKKNMHNFRVFGPDETASNKLHALYEVTKKAWLADYLPEDEDGGHLSPDGRVMEMLSEHTLEGWLEGYLLTGRHGLFHTYEAFAHVIDSMVNQHAKWLDICRHEVPWRSPISSLNILLSSVVWRQDHNGFSHQDPGFIDLVTNKSAAVTRIYLPPDANCLLSVTDHCLRSKGYVNVIVADKQMHLQYLTMEEAIKHCTKGIGIWEWASNDDCGKEPDIPDVVMACCGDIPTMESLAATAILREEFPELKVRFINVVDLFKLQPETEHPHGLSDRDFDTLFTPDKPVIFNFHGYPWLIHKLTYRRTNQERIHVRGYKEEGNINTPLELAIRNQIDRFNLVIDVIDRVPKLQSRAAYVKERMKNAIIDNLNYAREHGIDKEEITNWKWPYGREC
- the aat gene encoding leucyl/phenylalanyl-tRNA--protein transferase, translating into MFLSPFLVWERGLEIGEILAGYSQGYFLMADERGQLGWYGTKVRTLIPLDGRFRYPKSLRRALNQNWFTVGINQAFPRVVEGCADRVDTWISPELKQIYGELRQRGYAHSFETWQGEELAGGILGITIGCAFIGESMFYRIPDGSKVAMVKLVEHLRARQFLLFDAQLMNPHLARFGAYEIPDREYRQLLQRAIKQKCCFLD
- the rpsU gene encoding 30S ribosomal protein S21, whose translation is MTQIIVGENEGIESALRRFKKKIQKAGLIADVRRCQHYETPAEKRKRKAENARRRNRFRRPL
- a CDS encoding peptidoglycan DD-metalloendopeptidase family protein; the encoded protein is MMRKFLSLVSATCAGAIMAADAALAKSNRLETFVFNLSENRLEFSTQAEVQPRGMVITDPTRLVIDLPGTVFHRPTVKRPIGNAIQEVRVGQPEPGTTRLVVEFAPDFPIGNDPLYLTPLSPKHWTVQLPNQVAALHHRVKSSFIWPLIGELTAGFGWRIHPITGDRRLHKGIDIAAPIGTPILAAADGVVKEAGWDDGGYGNKVVIRHFDGTETLYAHNNRLFVSVGQTVKQGQPIAEVGSTGRSTGPHLHFEVIKEEQLLDPLAVLPLRYILFDVAAS